The Xyrauchen texanus isolate HMW12.3.18 chromosome 38, RBS_HiC_50CHRs, whole genome shotgun sequence genome window below encodes:
- the rhoga gene encoding ras homolog family member Ga — translation MTMRNIKCVVVGDGAVGKTCLLISFTTNAFPKEYVPTVFDNYSAQLTVDSKLISLNLWDTAGQEEYDRLRTLSYPQTNVFVICFCVTSPTSYENVKLKWHPEVTEHCPKVPILLVGTKKDLRDDPEVLKKLKEKSLSPLTQQQGVALARQIQATKYLECSALSQDGVKEVFTEAVRAFINPAPPASKKTCVLL, via the coding sequence ATGACTATGCGAAACATTAAGTGTGTTGTGGTCGGAGATGGTGCAGTGGGGAAGACCTGCCTCCTGATTTCCTTCACCACCAATGCCTTTCCTAAAGAATACGTTCCCACTGTTTTTGACAACTACAGCGCACAGTTGACTGTAGACTCTAAACTCATCAGCTTGAACTTGTGGGACACAGCAGGACAGGAGGAGTACGACCGTCTGCGGACCCTTTCCTACCCGCAGACCAACGTCTTTGTCATCTGCTTCTGTGTGACAAGCCCCACCTCCTACGAGAATGTCAAGCTAAAGTGGCACCCTGAGGTGACAGAACATTGCCCTAAAGTACCCATCCTGCTGGTGGGGACTAAAAAGGATCTGAGAGATGATCCGGAGGTTCTGAAGAAGCTAAAGGAGAAGAGCCTCTCTCCTCTCACCCAGCAACAAGGTGTGGCGTTGGCACGACAGATTCAGGCCACTAAATACCTGGAGTGCTCAGCTCTCAGTCAGGACGGGGTGAAGGAAGTGTTTACAGAAGCAGTTCGTGCTTTTATCAACCCCGCTCCACCAGCATCCAAGAAAACATGTGTGCTACTTTAA
- the chrna10a gene encoding neuronal acetylcholine receptor subunit alpha-10a: MNAQYFALFLLCWISPVCRGANGIYAQRLLSDLFSNYTSALRPVEDTEDILNVTLQITLSQIIDMDERNQILTAYLWIRQVWIDTYLTWNKDDYDGLDTIRIPSSYVWRPDIVLYNNADDHFTSTMDTNVVIRHDGQIMWDAPAITKSSCKVDVSFFPFDAQQCRLTYGSWTYNGNQLNIQNAMDSADLADLVDNVEWEVLGMPAKRNVILYGCCADPYPDVTYTLKLKRRASFYVFNLLIPCVMISFLSPLGFYLPADSGEKVSLGVTVMLALTVFQLLVAEIMPPSENVPLIGKYYIATMTMITASTALTIFIMNIHHCGPEARPVPNWAKKFILEYLARICFVYEVGENCMTVQPEKNDPHSQKPPAGRGEDHDARHKPQCICEQQLLLRNIEYVANCYRDQRATARRTGEWKKVAKVLDRFFMWMFFIMVFFMSLLIMGKAI, encoded by the exons ATGAACGCGCAATATTTTGCCCTGTTTCTCCTCTGCTGGATTTCACCAG TCTGCCGAGGAGCCAATGGGATATATGCCCAGAGACTGCTCAGTGATTTATTCAGCAACTACACCAGTGCATTGAGACCAGTGGAGGACACAGAAGACATCCTTAATGTCACACTACAGATCACCCTCTCACAGATCATTGACATG GACGAGCGTAACCAGATTCTGACTGCGTATCTATGGATACGGCAGGTGTGGATTGACACGTATCTCACCTGGAATAAAGATGACTATGACGGACTTGATACCATCCGTATACCTAGTAGTTATGTATGGAGACCAGATATAGTCCTATATAACAA TGCTGATGACCACTTCACTAGCACTATGGACACCAATGTGGTCATTCGCCACGATGGCCAGATCATGTGGGATGCTCCAGCCATCACCAAAAGCTCCTGCAAGGTGGATGTCTCCTTTTTTCCCTTTGACGCCCAACAATGTCGTCTGACCTACGGGTCCTGGACCTACAACGGGAACCAACTGAACATTCAGAATGCAATGGACAGTGCAGATCTTGCTGACTTGGTTGATAATGTGGAATGGGAGGTGCTGGGAATGCCAGCCAAGAGAAACGTCATTCTGTACGGCTGCTGTGCAGATCCATATCCAGATGTGACGTACACTCTGAAACTGAAGAGAAGGGCTTCATTTTACGTGTTCAACTTGCTCATTCCTTGTGTGATGATCTCATTCCTGTCTCCGCTGGGCTTCTATCTGCCAGCAGACTCTGGGGAGAAGGTGTCACTGGGTGTTACTGTAATGTTGGCCCTCACCGTCTTTCAGCTGCTGGTAGCTGAGATTATGCCTCCTTCTGAGAATGTACCTCTTATAG GAAAATACTACATAGCGACAATGACTATGATAACTGCATCCACTGCCCTCACCATATTTATAATGAATATACATCACTGTGGCCCAGAGGCCCGACCCGTCCCGAACTGGGCCAAAAAATTCATCCTGGAGTATCTTGCCAGGATTTGCTTTGTCTATGAAGTTGGTGAGAACTGCATGACCGTACAACCAGAAAAAAACGATCCTCACTCCCAAAAGCCACCCG CAGGAAGAGGAGAGGACCATGATGCTAGGCATAAACCTCAGTGCATATGTGAGCAGCAGCTTCTTTTGAGGAATATCGAGTATGTTGCAAACTGTTACCGTGACCAGAGAGCTACAGCAAGAAGAACTGGGGAGTGGAAAAAAGTGGCCAAGGTTCTGGACCGATTCTtcatgtggatgtttttcattatGGTCTTCTTCATGAGTCTGCTCATAATGGGGAAAGCTATCTGA
- the LOC127631844 gene encoding sialic acid-binding Ig-like lectin 10 isoform X1, with amino-acid sequence MDFISSCVFLLLMMLNMSAGQNNKWHITFNPQEITAVPGLCALISCNFTYPDQAKPVQKILLYACNKNGCNKEIFNFNKNSRRYKQSEAGQIEMLETDPHKNNCSIIMKDINVTDEGEYAFRVEGSNGQKITYPTRFKVAIQEKPIMDIPPLRQGEPAGLNCSAPFPCLESPPDITWWARIKGEPAIKLKDNITLTTFKSHYLSTLALTPSSKLHNATVECYVTYGHIDISTHRTLEVMYFTNESKINRTISQIGPEIYSTVGENLTKRAEKLLKDTRETKHGNTSSVVQGTETFLKKLGLSKILTFLAGMACSAVIFSVTLCCWVSCHRVKKHKGLTANPDTGVNLEKKLAEEEEREPTDMEYTEINRDRRGNGKRCEDDQTEMSNGETEDQKQKGEEIYSNVLFVES; translated from the exons ATGGATTTCATCTCAAGCTGCGTATTTCTATTATTGATGATGTTAAATATGAGCGCAG GCCAAAACAACAAGTGGCACATCACTTTCAATCCACAGGAGATTACTGCAGTTCCAGGATTATGTGCTCTCATTTCATGTAACTTCACTTATCCAGACCAAGCAAAACCTGTTCAGAAGATCCTGTTGTATGCATGTAATAAAAATGGATGTAATAAGGAAATTTTCAACTTCAATAAAAACAGTAGAAGATACAAACAGAGTGAAGCAGGACAGATTGAGATGCTTGAAACTGATCCTCACAAAAACAATTGCAGCATCATTATGAAAGATATAAATGTCACAGATGAAGGTGAATATGCTTTCAGAGTGGAAGGGAGTAATGGACAGAAAATCACATATCCTACGAGGTTTAAAGTTGCCATTCAAG AAAAGCCCATAATGGATATTCCCCCTCTCAGACAAGGAGAGCCGGCTGGTTTGAACTGTTCAGCTCCTTTTCCCTGCCTTGAATCTCCCCCTGATATCACATGGTGGGCCAGGATAAAAGGGGAACCTGCAATCAAACTGAAAGATAACATCACACTGACCACTTTTAAAAGCCATTACCTCTCAACTTTGGCCTTAACCCCATCCTCCAAACTGcataatgccactgttgaatGTTACGTGACCTACGGACACATAGACATCAGTACCCATAGAACCCTAGAAGTGATGT ATTTTACAAATGAATCGAAAATAAACAGGACAATCAGTCAAATAGGCCCAGAGATCTACAGTACTGTTGGTGAAAATTTGACTAAGAGAGCTGAAAAGCTGCTGAAGGACACCAGAGAAACTAAAC ATGGAAATACCAGCTCTGTGGTTCAAGGTACTGAAACTTTTCTAAAGAAATTGGGCCTCTCAAAGATACTCACATTTTTGGCAGGAATGGCATGTTCAGCTGTCATCTTCTCAGTAACACTGTGTTGTTGGGTGTCTTGCCACAG AGTAAAAAAACATAAAGGGCTGACTGCAAACCCCGACACTGGAGTTAATTTGGAG AAGAAACTAGCTGAGGAGGAAGAGAGGGAACCAACGGATATGGAATATACTGAGATCAACCGGGACAGACGAGGAAATGGAAAGAGATGTGAAGATGATCAGACTGAAATGTCAAATGGAGAAACAGAAGACCAGAAACAGAAGGGAGAGGAGATTTATTCCAATGTACTTTTTGTTGAATCCTGA
- the LOC127631844 gene encoding sialic acid-binding Ig-like lectin 14 isoform X2, whose protein sequence is MDFISSCVFLLLMMLNMSAGQNNKWHITFNPQEITAVPGLCALISCNFTYPDQAKPVQKILLYACNKNGCNKEIFNFNKNSRRYKQSEAGQIEMLETDPHKNNCSIIMKDINVTDEGEYAFRVEGSNGQKITYPTRFKVAIQEKPIMDIPPLRQGEPAGLNCSAPFPCLESPPDITWWARIKGEPAIKLKDNITLTTFKSHYLSTLALTPSSKLHNATVECYVTYGHIDISTHRTLEVMYGNTSSVVQGTETFLKKLGLSKILTFLAGMACSAVIFSVTLCCWVSCHRVKKHKGLTANPDTGVNLEKKLAEEEEREPTDMEYTEINRDRRGNGKRCEDDQTEMSNGETEDQKQKGEEIYSNVLFVES, encoded by the exons ATGGATTTCATCTCAAGCTGCGTATTTCTATTATTGATGATGTTAAATATGAGCGCAG GCCAAAACAACAAGTGGCACATCACTTTCAATCCACAGGAGATTACTGCAGTTCCAGGATTATGTGCTCTCATTTCATGTAACTTCACTTATCCAGACCAAGCAAAACCTGTTCAGAAGATCCTGTTGTATGCATGTAATAAAAATGGATGTAATAAGGAAATTTTCAACTTCAATAAAAACAGTAGAAGATACAAACAGAGTGAAGCAGGACAGATTGAGATGCTTGAAACTGATCCTCACAAAAACAATTGCAGCATCATTATGAAAGATATAAATGTCACAGATGAAGGTGAATATGCTTTCAGAGTGGAAGGGAGTAATGGACAGAAAATCACATATCCTACGAGGTTTAAAGTTGCCATTCAAG AAAAGCCCATAATGGATATTCCCCCTCTCAGACAAGGAGAGCCGGCTGGTTTGAACTGTTCAGCTCCTTTTCCCTGCCTTGAATCTCCCCCTGATATCACATGGTGGGCCAGGATAAAAGGGGAACCTGCAATCAAACTGAAAGATAACATCACACTGACCACTTTTAAAAGCCATTACCTCTCAACTTTGGCCTTAACCCCATCCTCCAAACTGcataatgccactgttgaatGTTACGTGACCTACGGACACATAGACATCAGTACCCATAGAACCCTAGAAGTGATGT ATGGAAATACCAGCTCTGTGGTTCAAGGTACTGAAACTTTTCTAAAGAAATTGGGCCTCTCAAAGATACTCACATTTTTGGCAGGAATGGCATGTTCAGCTGTCATCTTCTCAGTAACACTGTGTTGTTGGGTGTCTTGCCACAG AGTAAAAAAACATAAAGGGCTGACTGCAAACCCCGACACTGGAGTTAATTTGGAG AAGAAACTAGCTGAGGAGGAAGAGAGGGAACCAACGGATATGGAATATACTGAGATCAACCGGGACAGACGAGGAAATGGAAAGAGATGTGAAGATGATCAGACTGAAATGTCAAATGGAGAAACAGAAGACCAGAAACAGAAGGGAGAGGAGATTTATTCCAATGTACTTTTTGTTGAATCCTGA